TGCTGGGAAGGAGGGGTAGGGGGTGGAAAGTGGGTTTATTGCAATTTTTTTAAGCAAGAGGGAGCCTAAATGGCAGCCCTGACACAATCACACAGCTGAGGGTACCAAAGAAGTTCAAAGGCAATCCTGGTGagaccagccctgcagagctgtggtggcacACACGTGGGGTTAGGCTGCAGCCCTTGTCAGCTGGAGCTTGGCAGGCTGCATCCACGAGATGTTGCTGTATAAAAGGAGCCTCCAGCTGATTCATGGCTCCAGTAGCATTTTCCCTTGCATAGTCTCTGCATTGGGATGAATATTGAGCATTTTGGCTAAGAATAGAATTTTaaacagcagagaaagagagaaactaCTCAATAGGAGTTAGTGGGAGCTGTTAAACCCAGGCTTTTCCACAAAGGAGCAGAAATTAACATTCCAGACGGGGAAGTTTGCAGAGAAGGATTTATTTTTACAGCCCAGTATGCTTGTAAACTGCATGGTGGTACATGGAAGAAGTGAAGGGATCCATATCACTAGCATATGGAGCACAGGCTTCTTTCTGTGAGCAGCTTGACAATTAtctggctgctttctgctcaaaATATTGGTGACAGCAGCAAGTCAGAGCTGCCACAAAGATGACAAATTCTTTGAAGTCCACTTGGGAATCACCGTTTTCATCCAAGTTCTTGAAGACTCTCTCAATAGCATCCTTGTCCTTCCCTGACTGCAAAAgcaaaagagcagactgaggtgagaagggaaggaaatggtggaatcaccatccctggaaatgttcataGAAGTAGACatggtgcttcaggacagagTTTAGTGGgctagtggttggacttgatgatcttagagatcttttccaaccttaatgattctgctctatgattctgtgagaactGGCACAACCCCCAACACAACAGCATTGCAACTCAGCCCCTGAACAAGAGCCTTGGAGGAACTCTGGGCTCTCACTGAGGCATGTGGAGAGCACCTGGGGAGCATGAAGTGGACAGCAGCTCGGCTGtattctgcttttctctgaggcactgtgactgaGTCACCTGTGAGGTGGGAGTGTGATGGAGGTGTAACTGCTCTTGCACGCAGCCCTGCCATAGGCCTGCCCTGAATGTCAGGTTATCCTCTTTCTGCTAGTGagacctttattttttttgcatctctttgcttgttttgtgCATTACATCTCTGGGTACAGAGCCACGAAGTTCCTTCACTGTGTTTGGCTCAGGTCCAGCACGGGACATGAGACAGTGTGGGGCTGTTCTACCTCCACCTGTCTGTCTCGGTGGGAGCTGCACATTTCCTCCTCTGGCTGCCTGAAAAGCACATCCCTCTCATGGGAGCTCAAGCCACCACTGGCCTCAGGCCCAGGCTTGGTGGCTTTGGGTAACAGCAGAACCAAGTTTGTGTTCCAGCATCCTCATGGCATGGATGCAGACCCATACCTTCCAACCTTGCCCatcacctcccctccccaaggGCTTGTGCTCCTGGGTTTATTACACCTCAGAGctgtggtcaggcactggcactgcCCTATTTTCTACATTTAAACCAACAATTGTCATGTTTAAAGCTGTGACATGCAAAGCCCTGAGGACATCGCCCAGCTGAACTAAATGCTGCACATTCCCATCCTCTCCCTTGGAAAGGCTTGGCTGGAGCTACAGCACTTCGCAGCTCTGCAAAACAATGCTTTCCTGGGCCAAATGCCAAATTTAAGCCCCAGAAAACACTGGTGCCCCAGCAGAGGTGTGGATGGCCTCAGGAGTGCTTTGAGCAGTTCTTCTGCCCTTGGTGCCCAACACGAGATGCTCACAGGAGCTGGTGTCTGGGGAGGCACCTCCTGAAgcaaatgtggtgctgagcttgAGTTATGGAAGTGGAAAAGTAACagaaaaatctttttctttctaaattgTCATAATTCTGATggactggagatgtttaaggccagattggataaggccttgggcaaccaagtctagctgggaggtgttcctgcccatggcaggggggtttgggtcgatgacctttgaggtatcttccaacctaagctgtcctacgattctatgactgaCTGAACCAGTATGTCTGGAGGCTGATACTGAGGCTTTCTGCTAGGCTTGCTGTTGAGCAAGGCATCAGCCAAGTAAACACTGAtcatatattttaaaattttaccaacatatatgtataaaaaaaggaagagtcTTTTCTACAGTAGTTGCCAGGAGGGCTTTGTTGTCCTTGCACCAATTGTCTCCAGTGATTTTAGACAACACAGTCCTGAAATAAACAGGGGATGGCAGTAGAGACCTATCTAAGATAGGGAACAACCCTGTGGGTTTTGTTGAAGctagacagaaaaataaatctggTATTTTACTAGAAAGAAATGATACAAACCTTGGGAAAATGCCCAGGAATTTAAAATAACAAGTACCTTCCTTGTAATCCGAGGGCATTTCTTGATCATAGTCTAGTTAACTGCATGTCTCATTCTGcaatttcacatttcactttaGATGCACCTttgaaaccacaaaaaaacctgaACCACTTCCCTAGATTT
This genomic window from Dryobates pubescens isolate bDryPub1 chromosome 23, bDryPub1.pri, whole genome shotgun sequence contains:
- the S100P gene encoding protein S100-P; this encodes MSQLETAMGMTIAVFDQYAKGDGNRQTLSKAELKTLLERELPNFLSSGKDKDAIERVFKNLDENGDSQVDFKEFVIFVAALTCCCHQYFEQKAAR